In Procambarus clarkii isolate CNS0578487 chromosome 89, FALCON_Pclarkii_2.0, whole genome shotgun sequence, the DNA window ttaattttaaacTATAACATAATACATTCTGTCCTTTTGTTGACCTGCATTCATCTGTGTTGTTTTCTCATTGActtgttttatatataaaaaaaaattttttttaatgaaaatGCTCGAAAATGCTCTTCATATGACTCATTATACCACTTATATTGGTGACATTGTTGAAAATGAGCAAGTAAACATTTACACCTAAGTTTACATACCTTGCTTGTGTTGCAAGTTGGTTTGGTCAACTTGCAAATTGACTTTTAATATGTCAAGCCACATGGTTGTGAATGTGTGGGATTGAGAGAtatggagagagaaagagagagagatatggagagGTGGAgatgtaggtaggtaggtaagtgTTCATGGTATGTTTATTTCTGATGTTGCATGGAATGATAAGCAACAAacggcctgttggaccaagctctcaaaagtcaagcctggcctgggctgggcttggggaatagaagaattcccagaaccccatcaagcaggtgtcgaGCAGATATTTTCTTCTCTTGCCACTAAGATGGCAGCAGCTATTGGGTCCCATTTCCACTTGTGGATAAATGTTAAAAGATTTAGAAAAATACATGTTTCGAGGCAGTGTGGAACAATTATCACATGTAATGGTAGGGAAACAACCCCAGTTTATTTCTCCTCTGATTAAAAATGCAATTTGCCGAGTCCCACCTTGCTAATGTTAATTAACTTTCTAGTGTACTGTACAAACTGTTATCCTAATGGGAAAAAATGGTGTAAAATTGTGAAAGATGGTTATGACTGAGGTTACTAATCGAGTAACCGAGGTTATCGATCAAGGTTCtgaggttactaatcactcaataTGGTACCTGAATAACTCGATTTGGATTTGATAATATGCAGGGAATGATCTAAGAGGATCCAAGATGACGGTGAATTCAAAGGTTTAGGGGATCTTATCACCATCTTACCTCCTGTAAGATGGTGCATTAGGTGGTCAAATTTAAAAGGCTGCAGTGAGAGCCAGTCacagggcgagggggggggggggggacaattttACTCCTTGGCAGGGGTTTAAGGTGCTACATCCCCCCACCATATGTTTTTTCTGGTCTAGCTCGCATCCAGTGAAGTTGTAACTGTGTGGGTTAGGTCTGTGAAGGGCCTCCTAATCTATAAATAGGGAATTACGGCCTCAGGTGATAAGTGGGAGTGCAGCAAATTTATGGCGAGAGTCCCCTTTCACTTTTGGGGTTCCTTCCCTCCAGAGCATACTGCTTGTAGAGCCCATGTTCTGTGTCCACCCTCAACCTTTCCTCTTAGTATTTTCTGGATCGTGTCCCTAATTTTACTTGTCCCAGGACCAGTGCATCTTTTCTTGGGTGATTGCAACTTACATTagtgcacttttttttttttttttttttttttttttttttttttttttttttttttttttttctttccctGTTCATTATCTCCACATCCTTTGAATTACATCTCAGGTTTTTGCCCTATAGTGTATGATGTTTGATGCTGGACAATAACAATGCAGTCAATGGCGTTTCACCTATTGGGTGTAGGTTTCCTTTCTGCCTTGACTATCCATTGTTGGGTATAGCAGGCAAACCTAATTGCACTTTCCTCCCGTCTGGTGGTGGGTTTGAAGGCTTGTGCACTTGTTCTCCTGTGTTGACTCAGAGAAGGTCCTCTTGCCTCACCCCCCTCCAGTTTGTGggaaatactgccactatggggcCCCATGGTGTTGCACTTCCTGGCTGCCTCCACTGCATGTCATCTCTTACCTTCTTCGATTTAATGCTATTTGGGTACACATGCCGAGGCTTGGGGTGTTGTGACTGTTTCCTGTGGGATTTCATCTAGAGACATTGAATATGTTCTCGGGCCTATAGCTCCCCTTCTCCATTTTCTTGTGTACTGATAGTATAAATCACTAATATTAATATTTGAATAGTCCCTAATCATTCCATAAGCATGACCCACAAACCTCTGATATGGGAATGTACTGTGTGTAAACGTAAGAAAAGTGTAATGAATCGTCGTATGCTTGAGTATCTGGCAATGAATGTGATATATTTTTTATacaaataaatttttatttatgtatAATTATATAATGAGGATATTCAATAAAGCTATTAATATATGCATATTTGAACTGTGGAAGGGTTTCCTAATTAAAACTAATGGGTTTTAAGTCTTTAAACATTGCCCAACTTAAAGGTCTTGTTTCCTCTAAAACAAATATGATTTTTCTGGGATTTGCATTTATTTGTTTAGCAGTAATAGGTATATTTAATCCAGTTTTAAGGCACAAGTGTCATGTTGCTTCAAGAGAATAAAAGTggtaataaaaaaattatttgatAAACTAATTAGTCTTTATTTGCACTTCATAATAACCGAAAGAAAGTCTTTTCGCCATTTTCAGATGATGGGTTTTCTAATAACGAAAAGAAATCGAATTCTGCGACGGGTACAGACACCCCTTCAGATTTGGTGCTGCGGGCGGCAGAAAAGAGTCAGTCTCAGAAAAGAGGAATTCAAACATCACCTGACGGTTTGTATACAACTCTTGGTCGTTCACCTCTCAGTCCATGCACCTTTTGATTGTATTTGTTCATGTTGAAACCCCTTTTGTTATGATAGTTGTGCATTGAGAATTAGGTAAAATTGGTTTTTATAGGGTAATTTATAGCTTCTTATTTACTGTCTCTCTTCAGGCAAGGTGACCAACATTCCTGCGGGCATGGTGACAGATCAGTTTGGTATGGTGGGTCTCCTCACGTTTATCAGAGCAGCAGAAACGGATCATAACCTTGTCTCTTTGGCGTTAGGGTCTGATCTTACTACTTTAGGTCTTAATTTGAATTCTCCAGAAAATCTTTACCCTAATTTTGCTGGCCCTTGGGCGGAAACACCATGTAGACCGCAAGATATTGACTACCACGTACCCCAAGAGTATCTTACAAATCAACAGATAAGGTTTGTTCTTTAAGAAAAtagtgaaattaaaaaaaaaggtaaAGTGCAGTTACCTGGAAACATACTGAAATTTACAATTTTTTGTTTTCTCATTAAATTTATTGAAAGTggtttttgtgtgtgtaattttgtGGATGTAAATAAGATACTGTACATTAAATTCGTGGTGAACCAAAAATATGCGTCCTATCCGCCGGCAAATACAGTATTTGACGACTTTAATACTTTGTGATAGTCTTGATTAAACTCCACAAATTCTAATCAAAGCTATATAATTTTTGGGACAAGTATTCTCCAGATATCTATAAAATAATAGTTTTGTTTGGTTCATCCATATGAAAAAAGTGCTTTCAGCTGTGTATTCAAGAATAGTTAAATTGGAAAGTATACAGTTACGTAATTGATGATCTCCATCACTGGAGGAAATATGACCATGATGGTCTCGTCTTTGCTACGACATACTATGTTTTGGGGTACCTCTACACGAGTATATTGGTGTCATCTTTGCTACGGCAGGCCACAATATGTAGCGTACTTTTTCACTAGGGATGGTGTCTTCTAGTAGGGCATGTTGTAGAATGTGTCTGATACTTCTATGTGACTGTAGTGGTCTCTGATATTGTACATCACATGTGCGAACACTTGATTATTAACAATTTATACTTAAAAGTTGTCTTAATTCAAATTACTTGAATCATATTTGCTATTCTTTGTAAACACTGATCTACATGCCCTACAAAAGAAAATATTCAATGACTTGGCTTAACTGTAAATACAGTAACACTATTTTGAGCAAATATTTGACAGTAATTTAAATAATTTTCCACATTCCAGAGGAAAGTTAGCGCCTGTCAAGTTTGATAGATACGGAGAAGatctcctcttttatatgttctacTCTAATGCTGGAGATTTACTACAAATTCTTGCCGCAGCTGAACTGTAAGTTTAAATTTATACAGTAGTTTGTCTCTAagttgctatatagtcgtaatggcttggcactttcccttgaTAGTTCTTCCCTTCGTCTCAAGTTTTTACATTTTCCGAGTAGTATAACTCGGTAGTCCCCTGTTCCTATGGAAAGGACTATGGTCAGATCAGGGTAGATTGATATTTGGCATCAAAACAAATGTGGGTGATAAAATTTTAAGGATATGATTTATCTCTTAAAAAACATTTAGGCTGTATGATGGAATTGGAACCTCATCCCTGAACACctcggctacacacacacactattgactAAGCCCATTACAGTTCAGTCAGTAATGATGTGCTTGGGGAGTTAAAGGGTGTGGATTCAATCCCATCACACTAAATATTTTCTCGGAGCAAGGATCTTTTCAAGCATCCTTGCCGAGCCGTACTGGTGCAAAGGAGTGTTTCACATTACTCGAAGCagttttgtttttaaattatatttaaatGCACCTTTTGAATTTTGTGCACGACTAGAAATTTGGTTAAATTCTTGACTAGTGATACTGTTACAACTGAGCAGTTTGTAAAAGTGGGTTTTCTACTCTTGAAAATGCACTATATGTTTTGTAATATGTATATGATCAGTTACAGTATAAGCTATATTTTTGTAACACGAGTATTGCTTGCATTGAAAGTCGATTTGGTGAAAATGGGTTTACTATACAGTACTATATAAAAATACAGAAACTAATAAATGTCATAATATCTGAGTAGGAGCACACCAGTGTTTTGTAATGTTCGTGTGTGTTCGTTGTATAGAGTATGGTATGTGAACAGGGTTATGAGTTACGTTAAGGTTACTTGAGATTACTTAAGATGGATACTCGGACAGTAAATGCTCTGATGACACTGAAATGCATCATCTGATTGCTGTTCATGAACATTCATATATTCATTACTGTCATACATAATCTATTATAAATTCAAATTAATTTTTGCATCTGCTCTTTAGCGAATTCAGTTGCGAACATTTTGACAACAAAGTTATAGTTGTAACCTAAAATATAACCAAGAAAACATGAACATTTTGATTGGTGCTTGGCAGGAGCCACTAAACGCACTAGGTTTATGATCTACAACGCGCAGAGAGAATCAAAATCCATTATAAATATCCTTTTGATTTTGCATCTATTCACTAGACAATTCATCTTGACACATTTATTGTTATAAACCAACAAATAAGTTTGAAAATGTTAAATGATTGTAAAAAAAATTTGTCATCGCAGAGTGACTCGTGATGCCCATAATGTTTACAATCTGAAATGCATAACCGAGAAACTGGATAAGAATAAATGGAGAATGTAAGAATTTGAAGTATGTGGATGATTCATTTCTTCTAGCAGAGAATGACGGGGGTTTAGATTAGTGGAGTTCTTTGTCTTTGTGCCTGAAAGGAAACGGCTGAAAGTGAATGTAGATAAAAGCAGAAgaatggtggtggagagggaatcTTGTATAAAATGGAGGAGGAGATAGAAATGTATGTGATATTAGGATGATTGGGAAAGTGATGGAAGCAGTTGATAAGCCCTTAGACTGTAGCAATATATTGTAATCATCTCACTGTTAGTAAACAAGTTTGCTTTTATCTTGTGAAAAATACAATCAAAAAGAGGCAATAGAAGACGTGATGTGATATAAATGTGAAAGATGTTGTGCAGAATACACTGAACCTAATTCAATTATGATTGAATCCAACGTTCACTCCTGCCAAATGTGCCATAGTTGCTTGTAACTCTTGgggatatacagtatatatatatatattttttttaaatcccaAACTAAAATTACTAGGCAGAGATATTCTAGTAAAATGTTCTGAAAAGCATATGGGGTATATTATATCCTCAAAGGGCCCACTTGTcggtttttctgtttctattggtGACTCGAAAGTCAGAAAAAAGTCATGGGTTGATCATAAACAACGTTGTTTAACATTCAATGTCCAAGCTTGTATTGATGTGCACTATATGACCTAGAAAATGCTGAATTGGGTAAGCTTAATTATGAAGGAAATATGCAAGATGCATCCTGGGAGTCTATCCTTGCACCCTCCTGCCTGGCCTGATGTCCACATCTACATTAGAAGAAATAATTCACAAATGAAGAATTTACGTTTGTCTGGAAGGAATCGCCCATCTAGCAAACAAAATCTACTTATCCAGTTTGGGCCAGTTCATCTGTCTGTAAAGGGTTGTGTGGCCCTGATGAATGCTGGGAGATGCTGTTAAACGATTGGTTGCATTTGGGCACCGTCAGCATTCAAACATTCGTGCACAACACAGTCCAAATATGACAATGACTGACTGACTGCAGTCACCTAGAGAATCGGTACAAGATGGCAATAGTCTTAAGGACCAAAATTCTTGGTGTGTAATTGATAAGTGATTGATGTCATGAAACCTTTCTCTGTACTTTTTGCTCCTAATCTAAAGAAAATCATTTGTAGGTATAATAGAGACTGGAGATACCACAAGGAAGACCGTGTATGGATAACCAGAGCACCAGGGATGGCGCCTGTCGATAAGGGTCCAAATTATGAGCGTGGGACGTATTTTTATTTTGATGCTCAGGTGAGAATTATTTATGTATTCTATTAATGCATGTGCATAGTTGATATTTATctgaagcatttttttttttcaccaaTTGTGCAAAGTATACCTACTTGGCATCTTTTCCATGCAGTTACATTGTAGATAATGTGTGtgcatgtatataatatatatatatattaataatttgtGTAAATAAAAACTTGGAAGGGGGAGAGaggccccccctccttccccggctccctggagctataccgggctgatatgtatgtattaggCTGTGGCATCAATCAATTCAAATGGAGTCAAGAGCTTACTGGGGACTACAATATCAGAGTagaatgaggagcaatggcctatagaaaccccttatgtggttggaagcattctgccaTCTACCGAGttaggcacctagaaaggtaggcATTCCAAACTGGTGAAACATTGCTACCGAAAACCGAACTActaagcagaactccccaatctgaAAAAAGCAAACAAGTAcgacgtcacccccccccccttcccctgcctgCCTATGCAGCTCCTCCcccaaggggaagggggagccccaaaccCTCGCACCGGCTATCCAACCTGAGTCCTGAGGCTGATGTGTTGAGTGGCAGTCATTCGAATCTTGCAGTGCTAAGCAGTGCTGTGCCTTGCGGGGGTAGTTCTGTTGTGGTGTGCATGAACGGAGTATTTTGagaagtactggggctgcatgtgcctagggcctTCTTTCCTAGTACTGCCCTTGCAGGTTGAGGTTCTCTTCCACAAGTCATTTGGGAACTACCTCCGTAAGggtcttttgctgctgctgctcggtgattgcctgCCCTTGGTGTCAGCTGGGGTTTTCTTAGCcactgtttggccttgggtaggaggtaatattgtcgcagggtactgtgcagcttgtcttataATATCATGGTGGCTGGTTCTGTTCCCCTGGAGAcgatgtataatttttttttttttttttttttttttttttacacacctgGTGAAGAAGAGGGGGGTCTGCCCCTTGGTCATAGTTCACATTGTTAACATTGTTTTGTTAACAAGATGAACTTTAAGCTCGAGGTGTTGAGGAAAATAGGGGCTGCTTCACACCTGATGGTCAGGGTGTTGCAAAATTTATGCCATTAAATGTACTCCCATCTTCATGAACATCAGGAGCATGTGGGATGTTGTTATTTTGGAGAGGCCACTTATTACTCTCAAACTTCAGTAGTGACCAAATTCCTGATTTGTAAAACTGGAGCAATGTCATTTTCTTTGTATCAGTTGTGTAGTTCTTGTACAACATAAATGCATTATGGATAGCCATTTGCAGAAAGTAGGTGATTTTCTTCGTCCAGTTGTGATATTTCCATGTGAAATGATAATACTTGACCATCTGGTAAAAATGATCAGCACCTTTCATGCAATTATAGTCGCATATTGCATTTGGTTTGTTCAGTTACTTGTTGCACTGAAGATGTTCCGTCGGGTTTGCGTACTAGATTCCTTCCTTTCACTTGTTGTGTCTCTGCATTGTGGCAATTTGTGATGAGTGAAACAACTTGCTTATCTTTCCACAGGATTATAAATGTATTATAAATTAATTCAGGGGTTCAATCAAGCCCCATAAGTCTCAATCTTTGTTTCCCCAATTCTGGCATATACTTCAAAATCATACATGTAACCAGTAGTGGATTCAGCAAGCATGTACAACTTTACTTCATACTTATCAGGTTTATTTGGATTATAAACCTTGCAAGATAGTCGGCAACACCATAACATGTGCCTTCATCCAAACTCAATTGTTTGAGGAATGTAGAATGTTGTAAATTTGCTTGTTAGGTATTGCATCTCTGTTCTAACTTTTACAAGTCTGTCTTCATTGTCTTTGGGAATGGCATTGTTGTTATGAGAATGAAAATACTTTGCAATCTATTGATATCGTTTCAAAGTCATATACGTATTGAAAGAAAATAAGATACATGTCACAATTTACCCATTTGCCAGTACTGTACATTCTCATCGTTGGCAACTTCATAATGCCCGTCAATGTTGACAGTCACGCATATCTTGCAGTCTCTTTTTACACTTACTTCATCCCACCTATTTGTGGTGGTGCTAGAAGGATTTGCTATGTTTTGTGAAGCTTACACGTTTGTTTCATATATCATAAATTCAAGCAACTCTCATCACAAATAACTATAAATCCCAAAGGAGTGGTAGGTACTggtacagtcaagcctggtgttcCTGTAAAGCTGTCTAAAAGTGGTGGAGTGTTGTCGGTAGACTAGCCATTAGCATCATTTTTTGGTGGAGTAGATTTGGTGTGATCGCTACGTGCAGCACGCTTTCGAATAGCAGGCCTTGCACGTGTTTCGATATCCCCATCAGAATCCTTACTCTCCTCGCTATCCAATTCATCCTCACCTGCTGTTTCTGTATCAGAGTTGACTATCTACATCACTGTTTCTTCAGTCTCAATATCTGAAAATTCTTCCACTAAAGCCTGGAACTTGGTTGGTGTGAGCCTCACTCGGCAGTACTTTTGGTAAACCCTACTTATCCTTCTGGGCTGATTCTTTCCCTGCTTTCATCATGGAACTGCTCTGTTCTTGATCCCAATCCATCTTGTAGTAAATATAGTGTTTAAAGACACAGGGAAAAAATATAACTTGAGGATAATTGCCGGAAAGTGCACAAGTTTTGGACGCGAGAGGAGGGCACAGCGATCACAAGCTTAGTCACATAAACAATAGGCCCATCACATGGAATGCTGACCAAAGATGCCATGTAGTGTATGGAAGAAAACAGGAAGACTTTAGCACTCATTTTGAAACCAGTCCCAGAATGATTGGATAAAAATTAGAATTTTAACTAATATTTTAATTTGGGACGCGACCTGCATCCTTGACAAACATCCGTGAGAAAAATTACGGTTGCGGAATTGTTCCCAATTGCGCGAAAGTGATACTTTTgcagatggcagacatagaatgcttccaactacatgcaGGTTTCTATATGCCATTGCTCCTAGTGTCTTTCTGAGggggtccaggttctggctcatggtccccagtaggtttAGAACTAATTCGAATTGACCGATGCCACGGttaatactgtacatacatattggcccggtatagctccgaagagcctccgggactcgtccagaaaatagcatttcattacattcaatgcaggTTATTTCGGATGATAGAGATGTTTGGTCCATGACTTAATATATCTTATTATTCATTTTCAGAATTGGCGGAAAGTTCCAAAGGAATTTCACCTGGAATATGACAAGTTGGAAGAGCGGCCGCACATCCCCACCCCAGGCGGACTCATTCACACGCCGACGTCATCCACTCTGTGACCACCCATGACTTCTTGCCATGCCCAGTACCATCCTCGCAGAGGAGCCTTAGCCCAGTTTTTGTGGTGGAATCAAATTGCTATTTATTAACTATTTTGTGACAAGACTTCATTTATATGAACTGAAACTTGACCTGTCCATTTTAAATCTTCCAGTTGTATTTATATACCTGATGTACAGTCAATATTATAATAGAAGTTTTGATAAAACAAATCCCACTTAATTTACCATAAAAACTGGGCATTTGCACCCATAAAAGCCACGATGTTTTGCCAGCATAGCTTAGATAAAAGTGCAGCTGTTGAAAGCACAAGACCATTGGGCAATCAGTGATAACAGGGGCACATTGAGTCAGACAGTATTGAAGAGTttattttttcttttctttttttatttatttttctatTTTGAGATTGTAATGTATTTTAGCATAATGCTGAAGTAGCAATAGATTTCTAATATGGCCCTGAATAATACAAATACATGCTTTATTTTAAAGCATGCTCAAATATTTTACTTGAAGTGTCACTAGCAGTAATGTGGGTGATTTAGGCCCTAATTGCTCTACCAGGTTCTGGGCTACTTAACAAATGTACAGTTACTGTGTCATTGTGATGCAAGGAGCATTGGGCACCTTTTTAAGTGGCCATTACAGTCAAGGAATGAATAACCCATTAGATCTCGGGTTGTCTTAGTGTTCGTCGCAGGAGCTGTACTCGGGTTTGTTTATTGTGATGTTCCACCAAATTTTAATGTAGATTCGGTTGGCATTTTTGTGCTCTTGGCCCGAGtgccacatttggatgcattatcTTCCACCAATACTAGATTATGTTCAGAATTTATTTACAAGAAACCTGAGCTGCTTTCTAACATTAGTCAGAATTAATCCTTATGACCCTATTATGATTTTTGGCTTCCAAGGAAGATCCTTCTATAGTTTTTGTTAATTGGCATCTTTGCAACATTAATTTATGATAAATTAATCACTAAATGTTAAAGTAGGTTGTTGGTGAATTTGTAAGAGGAATTTAAGACAGAATGGGACAGAAATGCTGTGTCTTAAGCAATTTACATAACTGAGTTGGTTTTGAGATTGATATCTAAGTCATGTTATTTCCCTAATTTTTAAGTTCTAGTTTTTGAAATGTTACAGTCAAACTGTGCATCACTCGGCAATCTAGTACTTAAAAACTTATTTCCTTTCTCCTGTTGTAAATCTAGACAATATACTCGGTTCCAACTCAGATGAAGACAGTGGACATGAAGCCCAGAGTACTAGAAAGCTACATCACAACCTTGTCTGTTCTTTCCAAGTAACTGTGTTACGTTGTAGCATTTACGATCACCGTACATGGAAATAGAAAAAATGTACATACACAAATTACTTGATAAGTAAGGGATGAGAATACTTTAGGTAATATTAGTGCCTGAAGCTAAAAAGATTGTAAGAATTTGATGGCTAATTTGTTGAAAATTAGTTCAAAAGTGGGGGGTTTTAGATGAGCACTGAGGGCTTTCAAAAGGCTTCACCCGAAGGCTTGGCACATTTTCACAATTCTAATAATGCTTATGAAGAGTACAAAACAAACGTGACTACACAAGGAAAGACCAGACAAGTTTTGGTGTGTGAACTGAGCAAATAAATTGTAACATGAACCTATTCCTTGATGTTTCTTCTTGATGTATAATTATGTACACAGTCAATATTATTCTGTACCAAATAGATCTTGTTTTACAGTAAACAGATGTTTTCTTGTTTAAAAGATAAGGATTTTACCTCTTGGGTTCTTTACAATCACTATGAAGATAttgattttttatattttatgaaataataaataaatttgatcACCTCTTCCAGGCGATCAACAAAGACTTGTCTGGATAAGATGCTATCCACCAGTGTTTGTGATGTCACTCACTTGAATTACTGAAGAGGTTACCTATAGCCTGGTTGGTAGGACTATTGTCTGACCAATCGGGCCATATTTTCCACGATCCTTGAGTGGGCATCCATGGCCTAATTGGTGCCACAAGTCTCGTACTTTTGAGGGCAGAGTTCTGATCTCTAATGATCCAAGCAAAACACTTGCCTGGATGTTTGGAGTCTATCCACAACTTTATGGTGCTACAgtcttcctggtgtggtgctttcttt includes these proteins:
- the LOC123773361 gene encoding CCR4-NOT transcription complex subunit 2 isoform X2, which produces MAPVALLISDCLSVLGRDQLKLPPRGKNTASLEPRSTVVSRWARNQRAPGVRPAGEETLGIMGSLGGTVARSIESRGIASGPSVGNLVSSGGGGSGGPSLAALSSAVAATHNTNSLFMANSIQATAATQQRAVSEMLRHMQGIGTRGLSGFVGRQYGSGGGNNIMSLHSNFGGDSAPPPLDLTEFPSLSSRNTDSSQPNPMAGRQPYVGMVKQPTPETSEFTMSSEDFPALPGSQANPTGKNDGFSNNEKKSNSATGTDTPSDLVLRAAEKSQSQKRGIQTSPDGKVTNIPAGMVTDQFGMVGLLTFIRAAETDHNLVSLALGSDLTTLGLNLNSPENLYPNFAGPWAETPCRPQDIDYHVPQEYLTNQQIRGKLAPVKFDRYGEDLLFYMFYSNAGDLLQILAAAELYNRDWRYHKEDRVWITRAPGMAPVDKGPNYERGTYFYFDAQNWRKVPKEFHLEYDKLEERPHIPTPGGLIHTPTSSTL
- the LOC123773361 gene encoding CCR4-NOT transcription complex subunit 2 isoform X4; amino-acid sequence: MGSLGGTVARSIESRGIASGPSVGNLVSSGGGGSGGPSLAALSSAVAATHNTNSLFMANSIQATAATQQRAVSEMLRHMQGIGTRGLSGFVGRQYGSGGGNNIMSLHSNFGGDSAPPPLDLTEFPSLSSRNTDSSQPNPMAGRQPYVGMVKQPTPETSEFTMSSEDFPALPGSQANPTGKIFSPFSDDGFSNNEKKSNSATGTDTPSDLVLRAAEKSQSQKRGIQTSPDGKVTNIPAGMVTDQFGMVGLLTFIRAAETDHNLVSLALGSDLTTLGLNLNSPENLYPNFAGPWAETPCRPQDIDYHVPQEYLTNQQIRGKLAPVKFDRYGEDLLFYMFYSNAGDLLQILAAAELYNRDWRYHKEDRVWITRAPGMAPVDKGPNYERGTYFYFDAQNWRKVPKEFHLEYDKLEERPHIPTPGGLIHTPTSSTL
- the LOC123773361 gene encoding CCR4-NOT transcription complex subunit 2 isoform X5: MGSLGGTVARSIESRGIASGPSVGNLVSSGGGGSGGPSLAALSSAVAATHNTNSLFMANSIQATAATQQRAVSEMLRHMQGIGTRGLSGFVGRQYGSGGGNNIMSLHSNFGGDSAPPPLDLTEFPSLSSRNTDSSQPNPMAGRQPYVGMVKQPTPETSEFTMSSEDFPALPGSQANPTGKNDGFSNNEKKSNSATGTDTPSDLVLRAAEKSQSQKRGIQTSPDGKVTNIPAGMVTDQFGMVGLLTFIRAAETDHNLVSLALGSDLTTLGLNLNSPENLYPNFAGPWAETPCRPQDIDYHVPQEYLTNQQIRGKLAPVKFDRYGEDLLFYMFYSNAGDLLQILAAAELYNRDWRYHKEDRVWITRAPGMAPVDKGPNYERGTYFYFDAQNWRKVPKEFHLEYDKLEERPHIPTPGGLIHTPTSSTL
- the LOC123773361 gene encoding CCR4-NOT transcription complex subunit 2 isoform X3, which translates into the protein MAPVALLISDCLSVLGRDQLKLPPRGKNTASLEPRSTVVSRWARNQRAPGVRPAGEETLGIMGSLGGTVARSIESRGIASGPSVGNLVSSGGGGSGGPSLAALSSAVAATHNTNSLFMANSIQATAATQQRAVSEMLRHMQGIGTRGLSGFVGRQYGSGGGNNIMSLHSNFGGDSAPPPLDLTEFPSLSSRNTDSSQPNPMAGRQPYDDGFSNNEKKSNSATGTDTPSDLVLRAAEKSQSQKRGIQTSPDGKVTNIPAGMVTDQFGMVGLLTFIRAAETDHNLVSLALGSDLTTLGLNLNSPENLYPNFAGPWAETPCRPQDIDYHVPQEYLTNQQIRGKLAPVKFDRYGEDLLFYMFYSNAGDLLQILAAAELYNRDWRYHKEDRVWITRAPGMAPVDKGPNYERGTYFYFDAQNWRKVPKEFHLEYDKLEERPHIPTPGGLIHTPTSSTL
- the LOC123773361 gene encoding CCR4-NOT transcription complex subunit 2 isoform X1, encoding MAPVALLISDCLSVLGRDQLKLPPRGKNTASLEPRSTVVSRWARNQRAPGVRPAGEETLGIMGSLGGTVARSIESRGIASGPSVGNLVSSGGGGSGGPSLAALSSAVAATHNTNSLFMANSIQATAATQQRAVSEMLRHMQGIGTRGLSGFVGRQYGSGGGNNIMSLHSNFGGDSAPPPLDLTEFPSLSSRNTDSSQPNPMAGRQPYVGMVKQPTPETSEFTMSSEDFPALPGSQANPTGKIFSPFSDDGFSNNEKKSNSATGTDTPSDLVLRAAEKSQSQKRGIQTSPDGKVTNIPAGMVTDQFGMVGLLTFIRAAETDHNLVSLALGSDLTTLGLNLNSPENLYPNFAGPWAETPCRPQDIDYHVPQEYLTNQQIRGKLAPVKFDRYGEDLLFYMFYSNAGDLLQILAAAELYNRDWRYHKEDRVWITRAPGMAPVDKGPNYERGTYFYFDAQNWRKVPKEFHLEYDKLEERPHIPTPGGLIHTPTSSTL